One region of Chlamydiales bacterium genomic DNA includes:
- a CDS encoding efflux RND transporter periplasmic adaptor subunit produces MNSFMYRRLLYMLSLLCVLFFASECKSKKKQEPYVQQPLPVLIADVISANVPIVKSSFGTLLSPITITLIAQVSGQLISVPVSEGAFVKKGDLIAKIDPRIYEANLMVANANLLRDQAALLYAKQTLASYAELLPQNYVSQLNYEQYEQNVAQAQAAVDSDLASLALAKINLEYTEIRAPMDGVVGFFQVNQGNFITAGSSNATITTFLQVAPIYALYAIPEVNLDVLRSNQAKSPLKVTASFLDNLDKAIIGEVVVINNTVDTTTGTILVKAVFPNKDLFGWPGQFVRLKTELYRKENAVLIPVSAVQTGQKGDFVYVVGSNGTVQVRPIVTGEYLEGEVVIQSGLEVGEVVVTDGQINLYPGAPVQPMQELPLNTGSA; encoded by the coding sequence ATGAATTCATTTATGTATAGACGCCTATTATATATGCTCTCTTTATTGTGTGTGTTATTTTTTGCATCGGAATGTAAATCTAAAAAGAAACAAGAACCCTACGTGCAACAGCCATTACCTGTACTTATTGCAGACGTCATTAGTGCCAATGTGCCTATTGTAAAGTCATCATTTGGGACATTGCTATCCCCTATTACGATTACTTTGATTGCACAAGTAAGTGGTCAATTGATTAGTGTGCCAGTTTCCGAGGGCGCCTTTGTAAAGAAAGGAGATTTGATAGCGAAAATAGATCCTCGCATTTATGAGGCAAATTTGATGGTTGCAAACGCAAATTTACTGAGGGATCAAGCAGCTCTACTTTATGCAAAACAAACACTTGCCTCTTATGCTGAGTTATTACCGCAAAATTATGTGTCTCAACTTAATTATGAGCAATATGAGCAAAATGTAGCTCAAGCACAAGCGGCAGTGGATTCAGACCTTGCAAGTTTAGCGCTTGCAAAAATTAACTTGGAGTATACAGAGATTAGAGCTCCTATGGACGGGGTTGTAGGCTTTTTCCAGGTAAATCAAGGCAACTTCATCACTGCAGGTAGTAGTAATGCAACCATTACAACATTTTTGCAGGTAGCTCCCATTTATGCACTTTACGCGATTCCTGAAGTAAATTTAGACGTTTTGCGCTCCAACCAAGCTAAAAGTCCATTAAAAGTTACAGCATCTTTTTTAGATAATCTTGATAAAGCAATCATCGGAGAAGTTGTTGTAATCAATAATACAGTGGATACGACAACAGGAACAATATTGGTAAAGGCAGTTTTTCCAAACAAAGACTTATTTGGATGGCCAGGACAATTTGTGCGCCTAAAAACCGAGCTTTATAGAAAAGAAAATGCTGTACTTATCCCTGTTTCTGCAGTGCAAACAGGTCAAAAAGGTGATTTTGTTTATGTTGTAGGTTCAAATGGGACTGTACAGGTGCGCCCTATTGTCACAGGTGAATATTTGGAAGGAGAAGTTGTGATTCAAAGTGGGCTTGAAGTGGGTGAAGTTGTTGTAACAGATGGGCAAATTAATTTATATCCAGGAGCACCTGTACAGCCTATGCAAGAATTGCCACTAAACACAGGAAGTGCTTGA